One part of the Microbulbifer sp. THAF38 genome encodes these proteins:
- a CDS encoding sigma-70 family RNA polymerase sigma factor: MDLNDEDLIRRTVEDGDQRAYAQLVRRYQSQLRFSLRQLCDGDQGLADDMAQEAFIKAYKALPAFRGDARFSTWLYRIAYNLVMSHKRKNAPEVDQEAVDRAQAEETVEESQRLGMARDLNSAMDSLSDAQRQAIHLCMQRGFSHEEAASIMKLPLGTVKSHVNRARAKLQSLLQPWREEVVNG, from the coding sequence ATGGACCTCAATGATGAGGATTTGATCAGGCGCACCGTCGAAGACGGGGACCAGCGGGCTTATGCCCAGCTGGTTCGTCGCTATCAATCTCAGCTGCGATTCTCGCTCCGTCAGCTGTGTGATGGCGACCAGGGCCTGGCAGACGATATGGCGCAAGAAGCCTTTATTAAGGCCTACAAGGCGCTGCCGGCATTTCGGGGAGATGCCCGGTTTAGCACCTGGTTGTACCGTATCGCCTACAATCTCGTCATGAGCCACAAACGCAAGAACGCCCCAGAGGTGGACCAGGAAGCGGTCGATAGGGCTCAGGCGGAAGAGACAGTGGAAGAGTCCCAACGTTTGGGCATGGCTAGAGATCTGAACTCCGCAATGGACTCCCTTAGCGATGCCCAGCGCCAGGCGATACATCTGTGCATGCAGCGGGGCTTCTCCCATGAGGAAGCGGCGAGTATTATGAAGTTGCCGCTTGGTACGGTAAAATCCCATGTCAACCGCGCGCGGGCAAAGCTTCAGAGCTTGTTACAGCCGTGGCGCGAGGAGGTGGTCAATGGTTAA
- a CDS encoding MAPEG family protein yields MVNITALYASLCAILIIYLAGRVVQFRRAKRVGIGTGDDRFNEIRVRVHGNAVEYTPIALLLLLLAELGGLPGLWLHVFGIAFLLSRIFHAYGLTAGKGGTHTGRFLGTLISWLVILALAVINIVISVKSL; encoded by the coding sequence GTGAATATTACAGCGCTGTATGCGAGTCTCTGTGCAATCCTGATTATCTACCTGGCGGGCCGCGTGGTTCAGTTTCGTCGTGCCAAGCGGGTGGGTATCGGTACTGGCGATGATCGTTTTAATGAGATTCGTGTGCGTGTGCATGGGAATGCGGTGGAATATACCCCCATTGCACTGCTGCTTCTGCTACTTGCGGAGCTGGGAGGGTTGCCCGGTTTGTGGCTGCATGTTTTTGGAATAGCATTTTTGCTATCCCGAATTTTTCATGCGTATGGCCTGACTGCAGGCAAGGGCGGCACCCATACTGGGCGCTTTTTGGGTACATTGATCAGTTGGCTGGTGATACTTGCCCTTGCGGTGATCAATATCGTGATATCGGTAAAGTCCCTGTAA
- a CDS encoding nuclear transport factor 2 family protein, with translation MKNQEIKKIETLLEDWVESTRHDRKDNILSNHLPDAIIFDVLAPLQYQGAKAYRESFDEWQPPFKIPSLFELSELKITAGDKTGFAHCLINCGGTLPDGKEVRDTVRATFCFIKTEDSWQVAHHHISTPAKLE, from the coding sequence ATGAAAAATCAAGAAATAAAAAAAATTGAAACTCTCCTGGAAGACTGGGTCGAGTCTACACGACACGATCGAAAGGACAACATTTTAAGCAATCACTTACCAGATGCAATTATCTTCGATGTGCTTGCACCGCTACAATATCAAGGTGCGAAAGCTTATAGAGAAAGCTTTGATGAATGGCAGCCTCCCTTTAAAATCCCCTCGCTATTTGAGTTGAGTGAATTAAAAATTACCGCAGGGGATAAAACAGGATTTGCTCACTGCCTTATTAACTGTGGCGGCACTCTTCCTGATGGCAAGGAAGTTCGTGATACTGTTCGAGCAACCTTCTGTTTTATTAAGACTGAGGATTCCTGGCAAGTTGCGCATCATCATATTTCTACGCCAGCCAAGCTTGAATAG
- a CDS encoding LysE family translocator, protein MDLLGWLSLAGICALGAMSPGPSLLIVMRCSASGLQQGLASAIAHGAGVAVYAALTAFGLAVLITSSPLLFSILQWGGAAMLVYLGWKAFRAPAPGSGTTQLEAPHLSVRRSILQGFGVAFFNPKIAVFFTALFSQFVSEQQALTTKLGMAAMVSGVDTLWYCIVALAVHASRKRQLVSKHLGHRIQQLFGLLLIGLAARLVLTI, encoded by the coding sequence ATGGATTTACTCGGATGGTTATCACTTGCGGGCATCTGCGCCCTCGGCGCCATGTCCCCAGGCCCTAGCTTATTAATCGTAATGCGTTGCTCGGCCTCCGGCCTGCAACAGGGCCTCGCCAGTGCCATAGCCCACGGTGCTGGGGTTGCCGTTTACGCTGCTCTGACAGCCTTCGGGCTCGCGGTTCTGATCACCAGCTCCCCCCTACTGTTCAGCATCCTGCAATGGGGCGGCGCGGCTATGTTGGTATACCTGGGCTGGAAGGCCTTCAGGGCTCCGGCTCCCGGCTCGGGAACCACACAGCTGGAAGCCCCCCACCTAAGTGTTCGCCGCTCAATCCTTCAGGGTTTTGGGGTCGCCTTCTTTAACCCCAAGATTGCAGTATTCTTTACCGCCCTATTCAGCCAGTTCGTCTCAGAACAGCAGGCCCTCACCACCAAACTGGGGATGGCTGCCATGGTGTCTGGGGTAGACACTCTCTGGTATTGCATCGTTGCCCTGGCAGTCCATGCCAGCCGCAAACGCCAGTTGGTTAGCAAGCATCTCGGCCACCGTATCCAGCAACTGTTTGGCTTACTCCTGATCGGCCTAGCCGCGCGCCTGGTACTCACTATTTAA
- a CDS encoding DUF6249 domain-containing protein — translation MRARNSQSLRAVTCWLAALAVTFTAMGSWAQDDSNTIPEPPKPPAMESEVPKPDSRVRIMRDEKGVLTIKTEGEDGERSEVQVDLGAEFGGPLSQRIIEKLERKGILDERGRVAEEALDRVPDNVEIGLSKKYDASHKSWEESHSDSGFHQVVTLPVLALLCVFGMPVLIVWLVTRNSYRKKQLVMENINRMVAEGRDVPSEMLDMLEGNTPNNSADKGFTLIAVGAAVFIWLSAMAGVGVGSLGLIPLFIGLARFINWKLDNKQA, via the coding sequence ATGAGAGCGAGAAATTCACAATCCTTGCGGGCAGTTACCTGCTGGCTGGCAGCGCTGGCAGTAACTTTTACCGCTATGGGCAGCTGGGCACAGGATGATAGCAACACTATCCCCGAGCCGCCGAAGCCGCCAGCTATGGAAAGTGAGGTACCCAAACCAGATTCACGTGTACGCATTATGCGTGATGAAAAGGGGGTGCTCACGATCAAAACTGAAGGAGAGGACGGTGAGCGCAGCGAGGTTCAGGTGGACCTAGGGGCTGAGTTTGGTGGCCCCTTGAGTCAACGCATTATTGAGAAGCTCGAACGCAAGGGCATTCTCGATGAGCGTGGGCGGGTGGCCGAAGAGGCCCTAGACCGTGTGCCAGACAATGTAGAGATCGGTTTATCCAAGAAATATGACGCTTCTCATAAGAGCTGGGAGGAGTCTCACTCAGATTCTGGTTTCCACCAAGTGGTGACTTTGCCAGTACTGGCTCTGCTGTGTGTGTTCGGTATGCCGGTACTGATTGTGTGGCTGGTAACCCGCAACAGCTACCGCAAAAAGCAGCTGGTGATGGAAAACATCAATCGCATGGTGGCAGAAGGTCGCGATGTGCCATCGGAAATGCTGGATATGCTGGAAGGCAACACTCCCAACAATTCCGCAGATAAAGGTTTTACTCTGATTGCGGTAGGAGCTGCGGTGTTTATCTGGCTTTCTGCGATGGCTGGGGTAGGGGTAGGTAGCCTGGGTTTGATTCCGTTATTTATCGGCCTGGCCCGCTTTATCAACTGGAAGCTCGATAACAAGCAGGCGTAA
- a CDS encoding OmpA family protein, translated as MFEGAHSSSESNESQWISLSDMMAGLMMVFLCIAVFVMRSLIDERAKIRELAESYRDTQLAIYQTLQQEFSQDLNRWGASLDKQTLAISFNNSDALFKTGDFALSDNAREIMSSFVPRYIAALTPYMDSIAAIQIEGHTSSEWGEQSAPEEGYFHNLRLSQQRSRAVMQYAHSLLPSDQAVLVRAKVAAVGYSSARPVLNDNGMEDPDRSRRVAFRVVRDSESHILQILEEAL; from the coding sequence ATGTTTGAGGGCGCTCACTCCAGCAGCGAATCCAATGAAAGCCAATGGATCAGCCTATCTGACATGATGGCCGGCCTAATGATGGTCTTTCTCTGTATTGCCGTCTTCGTTATGCGCTCCCTAATAGACGAACGCGCCAAGATTCGAGAGCTTGCGGAGTCTTATCGAGATACACAGTTGGCTATCTATCAAACTTTACAGCAGGAGTTCTCTCAAGACTTGAATCGCTGGGGAGCCTCGCTGGATAAGCAAACCCTCGCTATCTCCTTTAATAATAGCGATGCGCTGTTCAAGACCGGGGATTTTGCCTTAAGTGACAATGCCCGTGAAATTATGTCCTCATTTGTACCCCGGTATATTGCGGCACTGACCCCCTATATGGACTCTATCGCAGCAATCCAAATTGAAGGGCACACAAGTTCTGAGTGGGGTGAGCAGTCGGCTCCTGAAGAGGGATACTTTCATAACTTGCGTCTATCCCAACAAAGATCAAGGGCGGTGATGCAGTATGCACACTCGCTGCTGCCATCAGATCAAGCAGTACTGGTGCGCGCAAAAGTTGCAGCCGTAGGCTACTCCTCTGCCCGCCCTGTACTCAATGACAATGGTATGGAGGATCCGGATCGCTCTCGTCGGGTTGCTTTCCGAGTTGTGCGGGATTCCGAAAGCCATATCCTGCAAATTCTTGAGGAGGCTTTGTGA
- a CDS encoding DJ-1/PfpI family protein, with protein sequence MKLGVLLFEEFELLDVFGPLEMLGQVDNLSIELISKNAGPVYSAQGPATITQKDFRDSTEYQIILIPGGIGTRKEVHNFIMIDWIARKAKSANYITSVCTGSALLAKAGILNGKKATTNKLAFSWACSQSEQTDWVAKARWVQDANIFTSSGVSAGIDMALALIKEIWGEMKANEIADRAEYKWNQNPDIDPFAIKYGLT encoded by the coding sequence ATGAAGCTGGGAGTTTTACTTTTTGAAGAATTTGAACTGCTTGACGTGTTTGGCCCCTTAGAAATGCTGGGTCAAGTAGATAACCTTAGCATTGAGCTTATATCTAAAAATGCGGGGCCAGTATATTCAGCTCAAGGGCCCGCAACCATCACACAAAAAGATTTTCGTGACAGTACTGAATACCAAATCATTTTGATTCCTGGGGGCATTGGCACAAGAAAGGAAGTGCATAATTTTATTATGATTGACTGGATCGCAAGAAAGGCCAAAAGCGCCAACTATATTACTTCTGTTTGTACTGGTAGCGCCTTACTGGCCAAGGCAGGCATACTGAATGGCAAAAAGGCCACTACAAATAAATTAGCATTTTCTTGGGCGTGCTCACAAAGTGAACAAACGGACTGGGTTGCAAAAGCACGCTGGGTTCAAGATGCTAATATTTTTACATCATCTGGGGTATCCGCAGGCATTGATATGGCTCTAGCTCTCATCAAAGAAATTTGGGGCGAAATGAAAGCGAACGAAATAGCAGATAGAGCAGAATATAAATGGAACCAAAATCCTGACATTGATCCATTTGCAATTAAGTATGGGCTAACTTAG
- a CDS encoding YebG family protein: MAVVAVWKCDRDGAMFDNKKDAEEHDKMLELAANITTLIERSIEGIDEQVSEEIGLLLAKRRDSLAKACKGKPEVLLEEEVNSEESSDETVTPFAANQ; the protein is encoded by the coding sequence ATGGCCGTAGTAGCTGTTTGGAAATGCGATCGAGACGGAGCAATGTTCGACAACAAAAAAGATGCTGAAGAACACGATAAGATGCTGGAGCTTGCTGCCAACATTACCACGCTAATTGAGCGCAGTATTGAAGGCATTGACGAGCAGGTGAGCGAGGAAATTGGCCTGCTGCTGGCCAAGCGTCGCGATTCACTGGCCAAAGCTTGCAAAGGCAAACCAGAAGTTCTGCTGGAAGAAGAGGTTAACAGCGAAGAGTCCTCAGACGAAACTGTTACCCCCTTTGCCGCGAACCAGTGA
- a CDS encoding DUF924 family protein yields MPDIKEILTFWFGDPSLDHRPTEELQKRWFSADQKLDRQMAEDFAEITNLAIEGKLDHWRQSLMGKLALLLLCDQFARNIHRGTYLAFKGDTLALEISETILQRGDEQKLGLFQQVFVGMPLEHSEKHSIQQRSVAYFAQLQKQYGGDEAIAPYLATHYRYALAHQEIIEQFGRFPHRNAALGRDSTEDEKYWLAQGGGFK; encoded by the coding sequence ATGCCTGATATCAAGGAAATACTGACCTTCTGGTTTGGTGATCCCTCTCTGGATCACCGCCCCACTGAGGAACTGCAAAAGCGCTGGTTTTCGGCTGATCAGAAGCTGGACCGGCAAATGGCAGAAGACTTCGCTGAGATCACCAATTTGGCCATAGAGGGTAAGTTGGATCATTGGCGCCAGAGCCTTATGGGTAAGCTGGCCCTTTTGCTGCTGTGCGATCAGTTCGCCCGCAATATTCACCGCGGCACCTACCTTGCCTTCAAAGGAGATACCCTGGCTCTCGAAATCAGTGAGACGATTCTGCAGCGGGGAGACGAGCAAAAGCTCGGGTTGTTTCAGCAGGTTTTTGTCGGCATGCCCCTGGAGCACAGCGAAAAACACTCAATCCAGCAGCGCTCCGTGGCATACTTCGCACAATTGCAGAAGCAGTACGGGGGTGATGAGGCCATCGCTCCTTATCTCGCCACCCACTACCGATATGCCCTGGCCCACCAGGAGATTATCGAGCAGTTTGGTCGCTTTCCGCATCGCAATGCGGCCTTAGGCCGCGATTCCACAGAAGATGAGAAGTATTGGCTGGCACAAGGGGGCGGCTTTAAATAA
- a CDS encoding VOC family protein, with protein MNLNQVTLPVSNMDEATHFYREMGFVQIVDTPHYARFECPDGDATFSLTLSSNSTENSAVVYFEHEKLDSWVRELKRKGFIFSEDPKDQPYLWREAVLFDPSGNKLKLYWAGANRKNPPWRVERRL; from the coding sequence ATGAACCTAAATCAAGTAACACTTCCAGTATCAAACATGGATGAGGCTACACATTTTTACCGTGAAATGGGCTTTGTTCAAATAGTCGATACACCTCATTATGCTAGATTCGAGTGCCCCGATGGAGATGCTACTTTCTCACTAACCCTTTCGAGCAATTCTACAGAGAATTCGGCTGTAGTTTATTTTGAACATGAGAAATTGGACTCCTGGGTCAGGGAGCTAAAGAGAAAAGGCTTCATCTTTTCTGAAGACCCAAAAGATCAACCTTATTTATGGCGTGAGGCGGTCCTTTTTGACCCAAGTGGCAATAAGCTGAAGCTGTATTGGGCTGGTGCAAACCGTAAGAATCCACCTTGGAGAGTAGAGCGCCGTCTATAG
- a CDS encoding IS30 family transposase, with protein MGTRTNQLTLKERYQIEVLNGQNYSARAIGLRLNRSNKTISRELGRYSPYCAESAHRQALQRRHGAIKHTKLDFAMQVQIDHQLKNASPEQIAGRMQLERCAKTVSCSTIYRWVSRLNWRSRLPRKAKPYQKRAGSEAGVKLIPERIDIDQRPAIVDENTEIGHWEGDTVYGQDGYLVTLVERVSKLLLTRRVPNKSKKTVSRAIKQMLKPYQAICKTITFDNGGEFAGHQSIAQKLGCRIYFAKPYHSWERGLNENTNGLLRRFFPKGVEIGKIPKSRIDDAVFRINTRPRKVLNYLSPLEFLAGKRVSLMLAI; from the coding sequence ATGGGAACCCGTACCAACCAGCTGACCTTGAAAGAACGATACCAGATTGAGGTCCTTAATGGGCAGAACTATTCAGCCCGAGCCATTGGACTACGCCTCAATAGATCCAATAAGACCATCTCTCGTGAGCTTGGTCGTTACAGCCCTTACTGTGCCGAGAGTGCCCACCGTCAGGCACTGCAACGACGGCACGGAGCTATTAAACATACCAAGCTCGACTTTGCCATGCAGGTACAAATCGACCACCAGCTGAAAAATGCAAGTCCTGAACAAATCGCTGGGCGAATGCAGCTTGAGAGGTGTGCGAAAACGGTTAGTTGTTCAACAATTTACCGCTGGGTCAGTCGACTTAACTGGAGGTCACGTCTGCCAAGGAAAGCCAAACCTTATCAGAAACGGGCAGGTTCCGAGGCAGGCGTAAAGCTTATTCCAGAGCGCATAGATATTGATCAAAGACCTGCGATTGTCGATGAAAACACTGAGATCGGTCACTGGGAAGGCGATACAGTTTATGGTCAAGATGGCTATCTGGTGACACTGGTTGAACGAGTTTCCAAATTATTGCTCACTCGCAGAGTCCCAAATAAGAGCAAGAAAACAGTGAGCCGGGCGATCAAGCAGATGTTGAAGCCATATCAGGCCATCTGTAAAACCATCACCTTCGATAATGGAGGAGAATTTGCAGGTCATCAATCGATTGCGCAGAAGCTAGGATGCAGAATATATTTTGCGAAACCTTACCACTCTTGGGAACGCGGGCTGAACGAAAACACTAATGGCCTTTTGAGGCGCTTCTTCCCAAAAGGAGTGGAAATTGGCAAGATACCAAAAAGCCGTATTGATGACGCAGTGTTTCGAATCAATACTCGACCTAGGAAAGTACTAAATTACTTGAGCCCGCTGGAATTTTTGGCGGGTAAACGTGTGTCACTTATGTTGGCAATCTAG